Proteins from a single region of Patescibacteria group bacterium:
- the tsf gene encoding translation elongation factor Ts: MEKIKELRDKTGAGIVDCKKALDESDGDIEKAVEILRKKGITKAAKRSDRETSEGVVKFLVNDEGDEGYMVKLGSETDFVSRNDKFQTLADNVLKVIAEKKPESLEELFALEMDKMAVKDTVDNMGGIIGEKIEIVDYKILKSEGSVAGYSHMDGRICVLVSVDKKDEADLARDIAMHIAASNPKYMSPEEVPALEIEKEKDIYRQQLLKEGKPEAMLDKILVGKVNKYYEEVCLLKQEFIKDDKKKVEQILGEAKIEAFSRLSL; the protein is encoded by the coding sequence ATGGAAAAAATAAAAGAATTAAGAGACAAAACAGGTGCAGGAATTGTCGATTGCAAAAAAGCTCTTGATGAATCAGACGGAGATATTGAGAAAGCTGTTGAAATATTAAGAAAAAAAGGAATTACAAAGGCTGCCAAAAGAAGTGATAGAGAAACCTCTGAAGGTGTGGTTAAATTTTTGGTAAACGATGAAGGAGATGAAGGTTACATGGTAAAACTTGGCTCTGAAACAGATTTTGTTTCTAGAAATGATAAATTTCAAACACTCGCTGACAATGTTTTAAAAGTAATTGCTGAAAAAAAACCGGAAAGTCTTGAAGAATTATTTGCCCTAGAAATGGACAAAATGGCAGTAAAAGATACTGTTGATAATATGGGCGGGATTATTGGTGAAAAGATTGAAATTGTTGATTACAAAATATTAAAATCAGAAGGAAGTGTTGCCGGCTATTCTCATATGGACGGAAGAATTTGCGTATTGGTTTCAGTCGACAAGAAAGATGAAGCCGATTTAGCTCGTGATATTGCAATGCATATTGCAGCTTCTAATCCAAAATACATGAGTCCAGAAGAAGTGCCTGCTCTAGAAATTGAAAAAGAAAAAGATATTTATAGACAACAACTTTTGAAAGAAGGTAAACCAGAAGCGATGCTAGATAAAATCCTTGTCGGAAAAGTAAATAAGTACTACGAAGAAGTTTGTTTGTTGAAACAAGAATTTATTAAAGATGATAAGAAAAAAGTTGAACAAATTTTAGGTGAAGCTAAGATAGAAGCTTTTTCAAGATTAAGTCTCTAG
- the rpsB gene encoding 30S ribosomal protein S2, protein MTKLPTVEEMLKAGMHFGHRTSKWHPKMEPFIFGARNGVHIIDLVKSKTYLIKALDYMKQAASEDKVILFVGTKSQVKHPMKEMALEVGMPYITEKWMGGLLTNFPVVKKLIKKFKDLNEEKANGKLEKYTKKEQLNFARETVKLETKVGGLVNMTKLPDVVFVWDIREEKNAVLEAKKKNIPVVAICDTNVNPKDVNYIIPSNDDATKTIKMLLNVIKETLLEGKASKKVE, encoded by the coding sequence ATGACAAAACTTCCTACAGTAGAGGAGATGTTGAAGGCAGGAATGCATTTCGGGCATCGAACAAGCAAATGGCATCCAAAGATGGAGCCTTTTATTTTTGGCGCAAGAAATGGTGTCCACATTATTGACTTGGTTAAGTCAAAAACTTATTTAATAAAAGCACTAGATTATATGAAGCAAGCAGCTTCAGAAGATAAGGTTATTTTATTTGTTGGTACAAAATCACAAGTAAAACACCCTATGAAAGAAATGGCGTTAGAGGTTGGAATGCCATATATTACAGAAAAATGGATGGGCGGTCTTTTAACTAACTTCCCGGTTGTTAAAAAACTTATCAAAAAATTCAAGGATTTGAATGAAGAAAAAGCGAATGGTAAGCTTGAAAAATATACAAAAAAAGAACAATTAAATTTTGCTAGAGAAACAGTTAAATTGGAAACAAAAGTTGGTGGTCTTGTAAATATGACAAAATTACCTGATGTTGTTTTTGTTTGGGACATCAGAGAAGAAAAGAATGCTGTTCTTGAAGCAAAAAAGAAAAATATTCCTGTAGTTGCTATTTGTGATACAAATGTAAATCCAAAAGATGTTAACTATATTATTCCTTCGAATGATGATGCGACAAAAACAATTAAAATGCTTTTGAACGTTATCAAAGAAACTCTCTTGGAAGGGAAAGCATCAAAAAAAGTTGAATAA